tttccaatgtttatatatatatatatatatatatatatatatatatatatatatatatatatatatatatatatatatatatatatatatatatatatacctataagcttcctgaatttctgaaatgtactatttctaaattgtttctaaatattctattgatacacttcatggcaaaaattgcactggtctgctagacttggttgaacaaaaataaactatattttgttgcttaagcttatgtattcagtcattattcaatggtatactataaatccatgtaaaaaaaaaaatacttctcactgttctcagatcaaatatttatatgcgattaaaatgcgattaatttcgattaattaattacaaagcctctaattaattagattaatttttttaatcgagtcccggccctagttatAACGCTTAAAAACAGGATAGATTGGACATTGTGTAAAAACAGAGGCCACTTTAACATAAGTATAAAAATCCCAGtcgtttccacagatctggcgaGGCAAGCCCTGTAATCAACAAAAGGTAATATTAGCGATACATGAAACATCAGCTGCTGTCCTTTTTATCACATgtcttttatttgaaatgcacATTACGGGCAATCGTATttcattgaaatatttaattatgcaatATATTATTCACCACAATATCTTGCCCAGTCTTCTCAGTCCAGCTGCCAGGATCGATTTTCTGAGCAAGATCtctacacaataaaaataaataaataaataaataaataaatttaaaacagaTAGACAACAAGTGAGTGGCTATGCTTTCAAGACTATATAGCAGATCACGAACGCTACGATGACTTTCCATTGAAATGCATCACAATTGTTTTAATGTTgatcaaaaaataatttattcacagTAGGCATCGTTGTCACTAAAAACCTAGGGTCCTAGAAATACGGTCCTAGGTTTGCGGTCCTGAAAATGCAGCCTCCGGTTTTGCAGGAAGATGCTACTCGTATTGTCCGCTGTCTATGGTAGGCTATTGTCTACTCTATGGTATTTATGAATGTGCATGTACAAATATTTCCCCAGCAGATGGCAGCATATTTGATTCCATTTGTTgtgtctattaaaaaaaataataataaaataaacacatttgtgaTCTGTGGTTAATATGagatatttaaattgaaaatagtGACTGAGAGGACAGATGAGCACAGCCTACCTCCAGAGCTGATATATTCTACGTCCTTTGAACCACCATCTgattgagattaaaaaaaaaatatatatatatatatatattatgcatggaAAGtccatattatttacatttaattaaaaccgaacaaacacattttaaaaaagctaaacaaGGCTGTAGATGTTGTAaatacaatcaataaataaataaaataaaatgaacctgAAGGGTTtcattcatgaaaaataaaatgtttaccaGAACAACCgtccaaaaaataattaataaaaaataataacaaaaaataaataaataaaaataaataaaaacatttgtttaatcgtacatttattcacaaaacaaataataataacaaaattaaaataacaaatacaaataaataaaacctgacTCGAGTTGGAATATTATCAGTTCGATTCGCGATTCAATTCAATGAACCGATTCAGTGGTTCTTGAATCAGACGTCTCTAGGAACGAACCGTCCGCCGTCAGACcggtgaggaggagagagaaatGAGGTGAGAAgagaagactgtgtgtgtcaatCTGCAGTCTTCTGATGTAGTGTGAGAACAGGACCGGTTTAGGGCTTTTATGTGACTGTTGTTATCTTGgctaataaatgcagtcttttgcCTTGAGCAGTGAATTAGCTGATGAGCTAGTTAGCAGCAAAGCTAATGCTAATTTCGTAAGAACAACATCCTTCGCTAGACAAGATGTCCGATTATAATACTGACTTATGtattcatttcaatttaaaatcagaattgcagTGCATTTATGCAAGACTTAAAACATACCATGTGAAATATCCCGACAGCCTGCATCACATTATAATTTAAAGCagtgattttatatttaatgtcttgtttttgttttggtgttatataataaaatatatacatattgccCGCTTGTTTTCAGGTCGTATATGTCAGTATGTGTTTAACGTTATATAGAAGTCTGCTGCTAACATTATTATGAATGTTCGATCTGTTCATGTCTTTATTGAAGATATGCAAACATGATGTGTTAATTCACAGGTTTAAACTCTTATTTTGAGAGCACTGTCTGCTATCATAACCACATGAAACAGTCTCACATTAGCCTGCTGTAATCAGTGTGTGTTCCAGCAGATCAGGCTGTGGACCCGTCCATGGAAGAGGCCAGCGATGAGGGGCTTCTACTCCAAGCTGGACTCCTCATCTCCTCTGAACCTGGCCGTGGAGACGGAGAAAGCTCAGGCCCTGCTCCAGACCTTCAGCACTGCCTCTCTGTTAGCCAGCGCGGGCCTGGGAGCGTTCTGCTTCCTCGTCGACCCCTTTCTGACGCTCCCCTTCATCCAGCACCTGTGGCTCAGGGCTGTGCTCGATAACGCCGTCCACGGCATCATCGGACTCTGGTCATGGGCCATCGTCATCGGTTTGAGGAAGAAAAGTGACTTCTATGAAGTCGTCTTGGCCGGGTTTCTGGCTTCTATCATTGACCTGGACCACTTCTTCACGGCTGGATCATTGTCACTCAGAGTGAggccttttgtttctttttaattagcTTCTGAAAATGGATAACTTCacttttttgccatttatttcaGCAACTTAACACTCAACAGATAATGAAGCAATAAGCCAATACTGCCGTCCAAAGGCAAAGAGGAGTAACTACACATCTGGTCAAAATTGAGTGAAGTCCTAAAATGGGCTTTGCGACATCTGTTCTGATTGTGACAAAGTCTCCTGGTTCTATTTTATCTAATTTCAGAGAAACGAGAGTGTCAAAATTGCAGTAACTACAAAATCCTAACTAATACCAAGGCAAACCGCAGTAAGTGAAGTTACTGCATTCAGGCTTTGTTTTCCTGTTAGACACCACAGTACTGCGCGATCGGCCTTGTATCCCGCGGCCAAATGATGGTTGAACTCATGTTTAAATGCAAATATCCAAAGACGGGTAAGGTAGATAGCTAAATATTAACTCATTACTTAATAAGCTTAATACGAAGTAATTTTAGCGTACACAACATGCAAacattaataatactattaaagttattaaaaacaatcaGCATGTAGtaagaaacacaaaagaaaagcTGACTGAACTAGTCTTTTATtaacagtgttgggcagtagcgtcgctacaagcagcgaagctactagtttctcagtagcttggtcgtagctttgctactttctgaatcaaatagcttttcagtagcgaagctcttttttttaccaagaagtgcggtagcttccacacaagctacattttcgcaagcatttctgaagctcaaactcaaatcgggaaatacaactgctaagatcgctgatcctggatcagtagtgacgcgacggcgcttcttcatcttgttcgtgtttacagtggatagcaaccaaccatctttatgatgcattaccgccaccttctgctctgGATGGttccactccttggccagtcgcgcaaaaaattatttgatgaaatgatggcagagggtgaggtcggagaacagttaatcccgaggagtgagtcgccgtggccgtacctcgacaaaTACATGACACTGActgagataacagagagaaaatatgttttagatgctgcttgtaaaaattatcagggtcagcccttatgaaaggaaaatatgtttaccaatatattattttccctttttatttctaatattttatatatttgaatacatttaataatatattgatgacacatatattatataatatattgcaaaatatacaaattattgccgctttcaatatattgcaatatattggaaaaaataaatatatatataagaatatattccTAATATATTAcctgatattttccaatatactgcaatatattttggtttcataagggccagcctggccatttttttttgtactgtttggaggtcttgcattttgttctgcaaaatcCTACAGTATATTtagcatgcccatgcaacaggtgcatacacttacttgtgcgcacattgttaattacatgtattttgattgtttttgttgccaaattgataaggaacacaaaaaactattaaactaaacaattacacctgcctgtttgactgacagttttgagcactgagatagcatttacttgtaataaaacgtgttcaacataaaaatgtcattttaaaagtagcttagatgtagcaagctactgttgatgtagcttagcttgctacatttcccagggggtagcttcagtgtagtgaagcttcatttactgtagagtaactggtagcttggctcactacattttccaagtagcttgcccaacactgcttaTTAATATGATTTAGTTAGAAGATACTGCACTTTGCTTTTGTAATAGTGTTTTAGTTGTGTAAGGTCATCAAAAGGCAGATGGCAGTATCTGCATTTTAGTGGTCAAAGGTCACATCAGTGCTTATggtttttatctaaaaaaaaaaagttaatcctAAAAAGGCTTTGAATGAATGCATTGCCACTAATCTACCCACAACATGTTTGACTGGCTGAGGTAAAAACTAAAGGTCTTTTTCTCAGTTTGCGTAGTTACTGCACTTTGCCTTTGTAGGGCAGTTTAGAGACATCAATTATGGTAATACAATATATTTGTTAGTATTTCTGTGACTTCAGACAGTTTGCAGGGTTTGACCAGTTTAATCCCATTGCTATTAGACACTCTTGCTTCCAGGATAAAATGATCATGGACAACAGCAAGTAATGCATTTATGCAATGGCATCAGTAACTCACTCATGTATTGATCAGTGCAACATGCAGCTTTAACCTAGCTCGTGTCCTTGTGTTGCCGCAGGCCGCTGTGAATCTGCCGCACAGGCCTCCGCTGCACTGCTCCACCCTGATCCCAGCGCTCTGCTTCTCCCTGCGCCTCCTCATGTGGGCCTGCCGGCTCAAGGACTCCTGGTGCTCGCTGCCCTGGATGCTGTTCATCTCGCTGGCGTCGCACCACGTCCGCGACGGCGTTCGGCACGGCCTCTGGGTGTGTCCGTTTGGAAACACGGCACCCATCTCTTACTGGCTGTACGTCACCATCACAGCCACTCTCCCTCACCTGTGCTCGGTGCTCATGTATCTGACCGGCACCAGAGACATGATCTCCACCAAACACGGAGTCGCCATCGACGTCTGAAAAACactggtttgtttattttattcctcTTCGCCTCGTCGCCATTCCAGCGTAACTCGTCCTTCTTCCCCCGAGAGATGTTTGATACTTTTCACTACTGTGGTCATTCAGGTATCGGTGTGAAATCAGGTTGTATTCACTGTGAAGACTGTGAGTATTTTAATATGAATGATTCAGATTAGGGTTgggcgatttaaaaaaaaaaaaaaaaatctattttgcaaCCTTTTTGTACAATATgctgtatatatttgatatattaatcCATTACAGAGCAAAAAGAGTAATAATAGTAGAATTTCAATATTTGCTGATTTGAATTCTCAGTGCTGGCAAGTAGATGCTATTTAATTATTCTGAATATctaataatctattaatatgcATCAAATTAACAATGTAAAGTAATAAACAGCATTAACCTGCCTTTATTCAAGCTCCACACAAAGATGTCGATGAGCAACTtcaatgaacaaagaaaaaaaaaaacatgctaatttATGGTTGTGAATTAACCCACATTAGCAAAATTTTTGGGGGGCAAAAAAAAGTCAGTTGTCAGTAGTGTCGCGATGCAGCTCAGTTATCGCGGAAGAGTCACATGACCTACCATTCCTATTAAAATGACTGGAGTTCACTCATGAAAATGTGTGCAGCTGCgatcaatgggtctcattcatgaaacattcgtaaatatacgagtaaatatctgagtgatttgcgcgtaaagagaacttcccgaaaactcttctcctgattcacaaaaacttcgtaaacgtcagatgtgatagttaaatgtgtgcgtgtgttaatgaattccaatcagtcgtaaatgggacgcgtgtgcacgctcactctcaattaccataaatcccgcccattaaatccgactgacaactgtatatgagcatcatattatgacagcaaacgaaggatttcaacatgtcttctcaaaagcgactgaaaaagaaacatttctcatctgcagaaattgaagttttattatcagaagttcattcaaaacgccacatttaattttcaagcgtactagtggcgtatgaggtcctaaaaaaggaagttttgaagcatattacagatcctattactggctctcataataaaagttaaaagaaaaaccgtatgtaattaatatatataatattattttcaaaatgctgGGTAAATATGTACCcaattaaggtgaattaaaatgcagccgtattaatgatcaaaacgttcagacgttaaacgcactatttacgcgtggctgggagcaggtgtagatttctttcgtaccaactaacatttggaaaatacgaacgctttaatgaatccgaaaatttatgCCAAAAcccatttacacaaaaatttgttctgctcgtgtttcatgaatgagacccaatgtgaCCGAATCTTCATGCTGTTGTTGCTACTGAAAcgacaatttaaaatgttattagaaaatgtttatatatatatatatatatatatatatatatatatataaatgcttgcAGATTGTGAAACTGTTAAGTAACTTAATAGCTCAATAAAAAGTGCTTTTAAATCTAGTTCTAAATGGATGTTGGATCTTATCGCCCAGCCCTGGTTTAGATGGTCTGGAATCACTCTTACTAACCCTACTCCAGCTTCAGCGATGTGGTGGCATATTTAGCTTATAGTTGTCTGATCAAACAGTGCTAAGGAAGGAAGCCACAGACACAAGGTTGTGTCATGACGTGTGGTGTGTCCAGGAATAGGCTTTGAGAATGGATGTGTTTGTGAGAGATCACTGTAGGGAAACTGGAAGGACAAAGTTTTCTCTCTGTAGGGTATTTAGGCAGCAGAAAACACTGGTAGACCTAGTTTAACTCGGAAAAGTCTTTATTATAAACCTTTTAAAATGGTACGGAAAACGGAAATGCTTTTTATTGTTACATAATATTATTGCTGCCTattcaccagtggatgctctgcagtgaatgggtgccgtcagaatgagagtctaataattgaaaaaaagtccttttcttttttttctcatacgTCAAAATCCACAAGTtagttttggactgttttggcttggtctgtgcagatttctctcctgaattAGACGAGATGTTgacttcactggaggaagcatcgTTATGGGTTATGGACTCTGTTTGTAGCTAAAAACAACAGTTTGAATTAAAACCTGTctttatgatggatttgtttcaggcAGCACTTttgcttctcaagacattaacagatggactggagtggtgtgggttacttgtggattattgtgatgtttttatcagctgtttggactctcattctgacggcacccattcactgcagaggatctaatactgagacactgatgcaatgctacatttctccaaatctgttcggaAGAAGAAacaatctacatcttggatggcctgaggctgaGGACATTTTCAcccatttttgggtaaactactcttccatatatatatatatatatataagactaaTTACTCACTTTGGCTTTTTTCCAGGTTTAATTAAATCAGATATTGTTCAATATTAGTGTTTACAGTACAATGTGTAGTTGATTTAGCATTGTGTATGTACttatttctttgttattttattcAGTATCGTACAGTTATAATACTCTCCTCAAAAATGTTGTATTTCCATTTGCCTCATTTTGTCTAGAATCACTGTTTCAGAAATGTTCGTTTGTTAAATGCTTAAATGGGCACAATTTAAATTCCATTATAAAcgctgaaaatattttaatattgttctgtgttttcaaacttttgacttgtggtgcataattattattatatttatttattttatttatttttggtcaagCGCCGAGGTTAAACTGCATCAGGAAGCCATGAATTACAGCAGTGGAAACTTGTGTGTACTGATACGCTTATTTTGAGAAGAAGTGATAGAATTGTGCATTTATTCATTCTTTATGGTAATAAGGGAATGTTAAGTTCTGTATCTGTGCTTAAATCAGTTGTAGAGGCCTGTTCAGACCTGCAGAGGGAGCTGTAGACCAACTCCAGCCATGGCCCTGGCCTTCACTGATTCTTCTcgtttttttgttaattatgtaCTGTTGTAAATATTGATTTTGTTTATATGCTTTTTTTGCACATGATTTCGATTTGTCAATAATGTGGTGTTGATGCATAGTCCAGAAATGACTGAAAGCGTTATTTATTTCTGCAAACTGTCACCAGTCCCACTAAAGCTGCAGATGCACACTTCTGCTCTGGCTCCGTCTTCATTCGTTGCTTCTGATTCCCTTCACTTTGAAGCTCCACGTGATGTACTTGAAATATTCCATTGTCTCAAAGACATTCATAAAATATGGggctctcaggctcaaattaagttttagtaacttagtaaatttagtaacctatagtaaagtttttagtactccagattcataaaatatgtatctgcagtaataaggtttttagttactttactgttgcaaatctgcaacgcctgccttgagagggttaagaCCCCTGTGCATTTACTTCAAAttaattaaagattttaaaatctattatccaaagacaaaaacaaacaaacaaataatgctaATACAATTCAATAATGTAATATTAACTTTTCATCCgaacattaaaatgtgtatgtTCACAGCCATTTAATAAACAGGTTAAGACACTGTTTGGTGACGTCTGTgattgataaaaaattaaaagcaaactattttagtttaattagtggactttaaaaagtttttatgttCCCTCAAACCTGttacacaataaatacacaaatcaaaatacttacagacatTCAgtcttagttttagtttttttaggttGTTATTCCAGTGTCCAGATGGCCAAAACTAACCTGTGATCCACATCTTGATCTGCAGCAGAAATGATTCAGATGAACGTGTAAATATTAGGATTAGTATGTGATCTGAAGTCAATATACCGTGTAAATCCCCAGACTCAAATATTGGAGGAATATGATTTGACCGGAGCCTTGGCCGAGTAACAGTAACTTCAGCAAGCAGCTAAAGCCCTGGCCGGATTTTCATGATTAAATATTTGTCAATCGGCACGAGTGATTGGAAGCGAGCTGCCTAATTTTCCACTaaacaaacttacaaaatcagtgAAGATTTCTGTCACCAACCTTACAATCAACAGTCGTTTTATTCagataaaataacttttatttcacaaaaatatagaCGGAAGAATAATAAAACAGCTTATgttgtacagaaaaaaaatatatatatatatatactatatacatttACTGTGGACGCCTTTGTGCTGACCTTTCCCTTATATTTGACAGGCAACAGTAATCCAATGTTACAAACACATCTGGATCTGACATCATGCATGCAGCattataaaaaatgcaaagaGAAAACGGGAACTATACACATTTTTCTCCAAGAACCTGTCCTGCTTGAAGTATAAAGTCTCTGCCAGTAACGGATGATTGCGGATCGATTAGCTCGTTTGCTTTGCTTGGCTTCTCTGGAATCACGCATCAGTTTCCTTCAGCGCCAGATTGAATCTCTCTGATGCAAGACTTGATGGTCAGTGCTGAGTGACTTTAACACACGCCAGGCCAATAACAACCCCTAATGAGTCCGTTTACAGACGAATCACACAATAGAGGTCTAAAAATAAACACGATCCGCCGTAAGAAGATACTTCCAGCACGTCACAGTGTTCTGGTGCTTAGCTGAAGCGCTTCTCAACCGGTCACGACCAAAACCAGCGATTTACTGGATGTTGCTGATCATCAGGTCAATCAAATCCTGAATGAACAGACCAACCAAATCTACATATGCTCCACACGCAGGACAACTTTAATCAAAGCAGGGAACGGAGAGCGATTATATGACCAAGAGTACGGTCTCAAATATGACTGActgacaaaaccaaaccaaaccctTTTTTGGAAATGAATTATGCATAAATGATTCACTGTTCCATCATAATCTATTTTAAAGTGAAGGGTCATCAGGGCATCAATCCCATAGGCCAtgaatactacaaaaaaaaaaacacaaatcttcTTGCTGGGGGAACAGAAACAGGCAAAACGTTAAGGCACATGAAC
Above is a window of Carassius auratus strain Wakin chromosome 35, ASM336829v1, whole genome shotgun sequence DNA encoding:
- the LOC113054034 gene encoding transmembrane protein 267-like — its product is MRGFYSKLDSSSPLNLAVETEKAQALLQTFSTASLLASAGLGAFCFLVDPFLTLPFIQHLWLRAVLDNAVHGIIGLWSWAIVIGLRKKSDFYEVVLAGFLASIIDLDHFFTAGSLSLRAAVNLPHRPPLHCSTLIPALCFSLRLLMWACRLKDSWCSLPWMLFISLASHHVRDGVRHGLWVCPFGNTAPISYWLYVTITATLPHLCSVLMYLTGTRDMISTKHGVAIDV